Proteins from a single region of Candidatus Parcubacteria bacterium:
- a CDS encoding hypothetical protein (Derived by automated computational analysis using gene prediction method: GeneMarkS-2+.), which produces MKKNNAMRNVLLMLMFIGSVFLVSCSKGEIPELNQKVPVKFSFSGLVVEEVGLRSAMSETAAPQNLHYVITEATSGQIALEGDCQRSQGLNLELFPGNYNCRFVCSESYKTLLLTTDLNSQHFYHTDYALNVLETGTEATIVLKRMVSAIEIIKSDGLKLFPWITLKASISSPTSLDLTTWKFAPAKKWTAVTGDNDFNFVFPAKNVKIEVTIHSDLVNKDYDHYSRTVNIQPNRRYKVITKLLGGNSDGSDLGGAKITFDVTEEWDGETVL; this is translated from the coding sequence ATGAAAAAAAACAATGCGATGAGAAATGTACTGTTGATGTTGATGTTTATTGGTTCAGTATTTTTAGTATCTTGTTCTAAGGGTGAAATTCCGGAGCTGAATCAAAAAGTTCCCGTTAAATTTAGTTTTAGTGGATTAGTAGTGGAAGAAGTTGGTTTAAGATCGGCCATGAGTGAAACGGCGGCTCCGCAAAATTTGCATTATGTAATTACCGAGGCTACTTCCGGACAAATTGCCCTAGAAGGCGATTGTCAGAGAAGTCAGGGCTTGAATTTGGAGCTTTTCCCGGGCAATTATAATTGCCGCTTTGTTTGTTCGGAGAGCTATAAAACGCTTTTGCTAACTACAGATTTAAATTCTCAACATTTTTATCACACCGATTACGCGCTCAATGTTTTAGAAACGGGCACGGAAGCCACGATAGTGTTAAAGAGGATGGTTTCGGCAATCGAAATTATCAAAAGTGACGGCTTAAAATTATTTCCCTGGATTACGCTTAAAGCTAGTATCTCCTCACCAACTTCCTTAGATCTAACTACTTGGAAGTTTGCCCCAGCCAAAAAATGGACGGCGGTTACCGGTGATAACGACTTTAACTTCGTTTTTCCGGCGAAAAACGTAAAGATTGAGGTTACGATTCACTCTGATTTAGTTAACAAAGATTATGATCACTATTCTCGCACTGTTAATATCCAACCAAACCGGAGATATAAAGTAATTACTAAACTCCTCGGTGGTAACAGTGATGGCTCGGATCTTGGTGGTGCCAAAATCACCTTCGACGTTACCGAAGAGTGGGACGGTGAAACGGTATTGTAA
- a CDS encoding lactate utilization protein (Derived by automated computational analysis using gene prediction method: Protein Homology.): MTYNNLASKETVAKTINSLKGRGFLPELIETKEAAFSRVKELIPAGSSVMNGSSRTLEEIGFVNYLKSGEHGWKNLHADILAISDPVEQQKMRQQAILSEFYLGSVHALTEDGELLIASNSGSQLPHLVSTSPNLVLVVGAQKIVPTIGEAWKRLEEYVIPLEGERMQATQGVGTYPSKVLLLNREPDFMGRKLHLLIVNEILGY, encoded by the coding sequence ATGACTTACAATAATTTAGCCTCTAAAGAGACAGTTGCTAAAACAATAAACTCTTTAAAGGGGCGCGGATTTTTACCGGAACTAATAGAGACTAAAGAAGCGGCCTTCTCTAGAGTAAAAGAATTAATTCCGGCCGGATCTTCGGTGATGAATGGTTCTTCCCGTACTTTAGAAGAAATTGGTTTTGTTAATTATTTAAAAAGCGGTGAACACGGTTGGAAAAATTTACATGCTGATATTTTAGCGATTAGCGATCCGGTTGAGCAGCAAAAGATGAGACAACAAGCGATTTTATCCGAATTTTATCTGGGTTCGGTCCATGCTTTAACGGAAGACGGAGAGCTTCTAATCGCTTCTAACTCCGGGAGCCAATTACCGCATCTGGTGTCTACTTCTCCTAATTTAGTTTTAGTTGTCGGCGCCCAAAAGATTGTACCGACAATTGGTGAGGCCTGGAAGCGTTTAGAGGAGTACGTAATCCCTTTAGAGGGAGAGCGGATGCAAGCCACCCAAGGTGTTGGCACTTATCCTTCTAAAGTCTTACTTTTAAATCGAGAACCGGATTTTATGGGTCGAAAGCTTCACCTATTAATAGTAAACGAAATTCTAGGCTATTAA
- a CDS encoding TraR/DksA C4-type zinc finger protein (Derived by automated computational analysis using gene prediction method: Protein Homology. GO_function: GO:0008270 - zinc ion binding [Evidence IEA]) yields MEKELTPQEIEKIKKNLIARRAGLMADMEEKSRVNPNEADNLSSKFPEYGDKPDENAQEIMDYSTDLATEQILEKTLIEINGALKRIENGTYGICRYCKNPIGAKRLMARPVASSCISCKTELQENE; encoded by the coding sequence ATGGAAAAAGAACTGACTCCCCAGGAGATTGAAAAAATCAAAAAAAACTTAATCGCCCGACGCGCCGGGTTGATGGCGGATATGGAGGAAAAATCCCGAGTAAACCCCAACGAGGCCGATAATTTGAGCTCTAAATTTCCGGAATACGGCGACAAGCCGGATGAAAATGCCCAAGAGATAATGGACTATTCCACCGATTTAGCAACTGAGCAAATTTTAGAAAAAACCTTAATTGAAATTAATGGCGCTTTAAAGAGAATTGAAAATGGGACTTATGGCATCTGCCGTTACTGCAAAAATCCTATTGGCGCTAAACGTTTAATGGCTCGCCCGGTGGCCAGCTCTTGTATTTCCTGCAAAACCGAGCTCCAGGAAAATGAATAA
- the lspA gene encoding signal peptidase II (Derived by automated computational analysis using gene prediction method: Protein Homology. GO_component: GO:0005886 - plasma membrane [Evidence IEA]; GO_function: GO:0004190 - aspartic-type endopeptidase activity [Evidence IEA]; GO_process: GO:0006508 - proteolysis [Evidence IEA]; GO_process: GO:0009306 - protein secretion [Evidence IEA]) codes for MNKALTRDKFSHIAGFLTLAIFFLSDRWFKRLSLGGLDLVLIPEFLNFKFFANKNIAFSLPLEGAWLIFIITLIISFLIFYFLRFYWALNKTTLFGLGAVITGALSNLIDRFTNGFVIDYLDLSHFTIFNVADILIVVGTALIFWGLIKENRQNAD; via the coding sequence ATGAATAAAGCCCTCACCAGAGATAAATTTAGCCATATAGCCGGGTTTCTAACCTTGGCTATATTTTTTTTAAGTGACCGCTGGTTTAAGCGCTTAAGCTTGGGCGGACTGGATCTTGTTTTGATTCCGGAATTTTTAAATTTTAAATTTTTCGCTAACAAAAACATCGCCTTTTCTTTACCCCTCGAGGGCGCCTGGCTCATTTTTATTATTACCCTAATTATTAGCTTTTTAATTTTTTACTTTCTCCGTTTTTACTGGGCTTTAAACAAAACTACTCTTTTCGGCTTAGGCGCCGTAATCACTGGTGCTTTAAGCAATTTAATTGACCGCTTTACTAACGGTTTTGTGATTGATTATCTGGATTTAAGTCACTTTACCATCTTTAATGTCGCCGACATTTTAATTGTGGTCGGAACAGCGCTTATCTTTTGGGGGCTAATAAAAGAAAATCGGCAAAACGCCGATTAG
- the tsaE gene encoding tRNA (adenosine(37)-N6)-threonylcarbamoyltransferase complex ATPase subunit type 1 TsaE (Derived by automated computational analysis using gene prediction method: Protein Homology. GO_component: GO:0005737 - cytoplasm [Evidence IEA]; GO_function: GO:0016887 - ATP hydrolysis activity [Evidence IEA]; GO_process: GO:0006400 - tRNA modification [Evidence IEA]): MEKIITKTPEETESLGRRLGAACRGGEVFLLVGELGAGKTYLTKGLARGLGVKSVVTSPTFNIMKIYEGRRLSLCHVDAYRLQSVQDLLDLGIKDYLNSPTTVTVIEWADLVVDLKPRGAIKIKFKNTATGRELRIYQKK, encoded by the coding sequence ATGGAGAAAATAATCACCAAAACCCCCGAGGAGACAGAATCTTTGGGGCGACGCCTGGGAGCGGCTTGTCGTGGGGGCGAGGTTTTTTTATTAGTGGGCGAATTGGGGGCTGGTAAAACCTACTTAACTAAGGGGTTGGCCCGCGGCTTGGGTGTTAAGAGCGTTGTCACTAGTCCGACCTTTAATATTATGAAGATTTATGAGGGGCGGCGCCTTAGCCTTTGTCATGTTGATGCTTACCGCCTACAGTCCGTTCAAGATTTATTAGATCTAGGAATTAAAGACTACTTAAATTCACCCACAACCGTCACGGTGATTGAATGGGCCGACCTGGTTGTTGATTTAAAGCCGCGCGGCGCAATAAAAATTAAATTTAAAAATACGGCCACGGGGCGAGAGCTAAGAATTTACCAAAAAAAATAA
- a CDS encoding RNA polymerase sigma factor (Derived by automated computational analysis using gene prediction method: Protein Homology. GO_function: GO:0016987 - sigma factor activity [Evidence IEA]; GO_process: GO:0006352 - DNA-templated transcription initiation [Evidence IEA]) produces the protein MASNFNSTTTTAAFDKLYADYIEAIYNFLFYKTLNRETAADLTQEVFLKAWRGLEKTQVKNPKAWLYTISRHAVADYYKKLKPQANIDDFWDLADSNDLLEKIDQKLAGEKVVWALKNLSSSDRDLLIMRFWLDLPFAEIALHLNKKEGAVKMACVRALKKMQAEVPLICFLLLATQLSNL, from the coding sequence ATGGCCAGCAACTTTAATTCAACCACGACCACCGCCGCTTTTGACAAGCTGTATGCGGATTATATTGAAGCTATTTATAACTTCTTGTTTTATAAAACTTTAAACCGCGAGACGGCCGCTGACTTAACCCAAGAAGTATTTTTAAAAGCTTGGCGGGGCTTAGAAAAAACTCAAGTTAAAAATCCTAAGGCCTGGCTCTACACTATCAGCCGCCACGCCGTGGCTGATTACTACAAAAAATTGAAGCCCCAAGCAAATATCGATGACTTCTGGGACTTGGCTGATTCTAACGACCTCTTAGAAAAAATCGATCAGAAATTAGCAGGAGAGAAAGTTGTTTGGGCTTTAAAAAATTTATCGAGCAGTGACCGCGACCTTCTAATTATGCGCTTTTGGTTGGACTTACCCTTTGCCGAAATCGCGCTTCACTTAAATAAGAAAGAAGGAGCGGTTAAAATGGCTTGTGTGCGCGCCCTTAAAAAAATGCAAGCCGAAGTGCCGCTTATTTGCTTCTTGCTCTTAGCGACCCAACTATCAAATCTATGA
- a CDS encoding hypothetical protein (Derived by automated computational analysis using gene prediction method: GeneMarkS-2+.) yields the protein MTTKKISQWLEELYEFDPSLKEHETALRQLIPQMIAAKPESGFSPELAQQIKTRLERDLKKLNYKSMPEKRLPIWRPILVWSTGVMAMLFLAITIYQIVPSDNIQRAQKSPENGIKKVAAAAFGPLNSQGVGVNESRTAAGLGGGANNVNQSVTMTKELSITASDSSVSTTVSVDTLEADTLAPVNAVGMGGDGTEFVQEKMVIMPITNYRFSYQGEPLDLSNISNTVYKRLKSQNGFAVASLLSGLAIDAVNLSSFSNLKATYVSLAEDKPFGLTASFDFNEDSVSLYSNWEKWQNPERENCQDQACWDRFRVRYEDIPEDSVAIAATNEFLSNLGIDLNRYGQPSVNNYWRQWYDQAEDKANYYFSETVSVTYPLLIEGQEVSGSSGEPDGLWVSYNILEKRVSDAGAFTPYNYEASEYTTETSTDRLIGLAEAGGWNQYGYYFNEGMEGVEVVNKELGLGTPRQGLIRFWSYQNNVSQELFAPALIFPVLDAPADYYGSKNIIVPLTQDLINELEQRNNQNNVGIMSTSVSAFAR from the coding sequence ATGACTACAAAAAAAATAAGCCAGTGGTTGGAAGAATTATATGAATTTGACCCAAGCCTAAAAGAACACGAAACGGCTTTACGCCAATTAATCCCTCAAATGATTGCCGCTAAGCCTGAATCTGGTTTTAGCCCTGAATTAGCTCAACAAATTAAAACTCGCCTCGAGCGGGATCTTAAAAAACTTAATTATAAATCTATGCCCGAGAAAAGACTGCCTATTTGGCGACCAATCTTAGTTTGGTCAACCGGGGTAATGGCGATGCTATTTTTAGCCATCACTATCTACCAAATTGTGCCTAGCGATAACATTCAGCGAGCACAAAAAAGTCCAGAAAACGGAATTAAGAAAGTAGCCGCCGCCGCTTTTGGCCCCTTAAACTCCCAAGGGGTTGGCGTTAATGAATCAAGGACCGCTGCCGGTTTAGGTGGCGGTGCTAATAATGTTAACCAAAGCGTCACAATGACAAAAGAGTTATCAATCACCGCCTCTGATTCCTCAGTTAGTACAACGGTTTCTGTTGACACTTTAGAAGCGGACACCTTAGCTCCAGTGAATGCCGTAGGGATGGGCGGTGATGGCACAGAATTTGTCCAAGAAAAAATGGTAATTATGCCGATTACTAATTACCGCTTTAGCTACCAAGGCGAACCTTTGGACTTAAGTAATATTAGTAATACTGTTTATAAGCGCCTCAAAAGCCAAAATGGTTTTGCTGTCGCTAGCTTGCTCAGCGGTCTAGCAATTGATGCTGTTAATTTAAGCTCTTTCAGTAATCTTAAAGCTACTTATGTCTCTTTAGCTGAAGATAAACCCTTTGGTTTAACCGCTTCCTTTGATTTTAATGAAGATTCCGTTTCCCTTTATTCAAATTGGGAAAAATGGCAGAACCCTGAAAGAGAGAACTGCCAGGACCAAGCCTGTTGGGACCGCTTCCGAGTTAGATATGAAGACATCCCGGAAGATTCGGTCGCTATCGCTGCTACTAATGAATTCTTGAGTAATCTTGGCATTGATCTTAATCGTTATGGCCAGCCGAGTGTTAATAATTACTGGCGCCAGTGGTACGATCAAGCTGAGGATAAGGCTAATTATTATTTTTCAGAAACAGTAAGCGTCACCTACCCTCTATTGATTGAGGGGCAAGAGGTGAGTGGATCATCTGGTGAACCTGATGGTCTTTGGGTTAGTTACAATATTTTAGAAAAGCGAGTTTCTGATGCTGGTGCTTTTACTCCCTATAATTACGAAGCTTCGGAATACACAACCGAGACTAGCACCGACCGTCTAATTGGCTTAGCTGAAGCCGGCGGCTGGAATCAATATGGTTATTACTTTAACGAAGGCATGGAAGGTGTAGAGGTGGTTAATAAGGAATTAGGCTTAGGCACTCCCCGCCAAGGGCTGATTCGTTTCTGGAGCTACCAAAATAATGTCAGCCAAGAATTATTTGCCCCGGCTTTAATCTTCCCCGTTCTTGATGCTCCGGCCGATTACTATGGCTCAAAAAATATTATTGTCCCTCTAACTCAAGATCTGATTAATGAGTTAGAACAAAGAAACAATCAAAATAATGTGGGAATAATGTCGACGTCAGTAAGTGCTTTTGCTCGCTAA
- the rplS gene encoding 50S ribosomal protein L19 (Derived by automated computational analysis using gene prediction method: Protein Homology. GO_component: GO:0000311 - plastid large ribosomal subunit [Evidence IEA]; GO_component: GO:0022625 - cytosolic large ribosomal subunit [Evidence IEA]; GO_function: GO:0003735 - structural constituent of ribosome [Evidence IEA]; GO_process: GO:0006412 - translation [Evidence IEA]): protein MAEKKATLAEKAMEQDLELKPGMTVRVYQKIKELNSKGEEKERVQYFEGIIIARKHQKEKGATITVRKVSDGVGVEKIFPLNLPTITKIEVKKIAKVNRAKLNYLKKPYKKKLKETTLR, encoded by the coding sequence ATGGCAGAAAAAAAGGCGACCTTAGCCGAGAAGGCGATGGAGCAAGATTTAGAACTGAAACCGGGAATGACGGTTCGGGTATATCAAAAAATTAAAGAACTTAATTCTAAAGGTGAAGAGAAAGAGCGCGTTCAGTATTTTGAGGGTATTATTATTGCGCGTAAACACCAGAAGGAAAAAGGAGCGACAATTACCGTGCGTAAAGTTTCTGATGGCGTTGGCGTAGAAAAGATTTTCCCACTTAACTTACCGACGATTACAAAAATTGAGGTGAAAAAAATCGCTAAAGTTAATCGGGCTAAATTGAATTACCTAAAGAAGCCTTATAAGAAAAAGTTAAAGGAAACAACCCTTCGCTAA
- a CDS encoding cytidylate kinase family protein (Derived by automated computational analysis using gene prediction method: Protein Homology.): MIISLSGNQGSGKSVLAEKLAATLGWPRYYMGGLRREAAARRGLTLAEYNKLGETDPVTDLEVDEYQKKLGQTEDNFIIEGRTSWYFIPHSLKIFLKVEENEGARRILLAQRQGEDDKMSTLEEVLASTRRRQLSDQTRYQKYFGIDAYNPDNFDYVVDTTNLNEAEVFAEVCTLIKKEQAQRAGIDNSNGKL, encoded by the coding sequence ATGATTATTTCTTTAAGCGGGAATCAGGGTTCAGGAAAAAGTGTTTTAGCGGAAAAATTAGCCGCCACTTTAGGGTGGCCTCGTTATTATATGGGCGGCTTAAGGCGAGAAGCGGCCGCACGGCGTGGCTTAACCTTGGCTGAATATAATAAGCTAGGAGAAACAGATCCGGTAACTGACTTGGAGGTGGATGAATACCAGAAGAAGCTTGGCCAAACCGAGGATAATTTTATCATTGAGGGGCGAACTTCTTGGTATTTTATTCCCCATTCTTTAAAAATTTTCCTAAAGGTAGAGGAAAACGAGGGGGCACGCCGCATTCTTTTAGCTCAGCGCCAAGGCGAAGATGATAAAATGTCCACCCTAGAAGAAGTTTTGGCAAGCACTCGTCGCCGCCAGCTCAGCGATCAAACTCGGTATCAGAAATATTTTGGCATTGATGCTTATAATCCCGATAATTTCGACTATGTTGTGGATACCACTAATTTAAATGAAGCTGAGGTTTTTGCTGAGGTTTGCACTCTAATAAAAAAAGAACAGGCCCAAAGAGCAGGCATTGACAATTCAAACGGTAAATTATAA
- a CDS encoding AAA family ATPase (Derived by automated computational analysis using gene prediction method: Protein Homology. GO_function: GO:0005524 - ATP binding [Evidence IEA]; GO_function: GO:0016887 - ATP hydrolysis activity [Evidence IEA]), whose translation MYLEKLDIQGFKSFANKNSLVFPGIISGSKRGLTSIVGPNGSGKSNIADAVRWVLGEQSLKTLRGKKSEDVIFSGSDKKSQLSFAEVSLILNNEDLKTRPIFDKEIAADTKEEVTPLNFDIVREFLKSPKITITRRLFRSGESEYLINGKRVRLADVQMLLAKANVGQKTYSIIGQGMVENFLNTSASERKDFFDEATGIKEFQIKRDLSINKLEGSYENLQQVEMLLTEIRPRLKSLTRQVDKLKRRDELEIELNSHQLNYYGYLYKEAEQKLKEANTNYLKLEKERFNENDRLAELEKTIEEMRASTDRQELKAWQLELADYQKAKDQSWRELMKLQAELEHQLDAQGQYDISWLKTKDQDLATTISAAQEELKSLPLSSTAEAVATSQEELVLINKELAAAKEALSAVKKQEAEKSRCLQEIARLDAVLQVSREFLNFDPKLKAEEKNTLTKIVFDCDVLLKEAEAEVARLKDEERGASEKINSLNNSLNETRAEVERLKNKLKQSELKSGKAVISAAVDRFLEELEQLEEETDSSRLKSRLKESQEKFTAEIKEILDYGAEAEAEQLKDLQERLITLGQEKQVASDSLMDCRLKVAAAEEKWRLAVSAHKDAERNLKNNQEEITKAQEAQDEASSAEEKKDLLIREAEALEQKIKTVYAADNSQILEESQREAEKRLNAKHLELNSLNEKKRLLTTRLESLTYEQTEIQNKLKRSEIKFDATELEKKMASVQLEIGQSQEKITAVQEKIKVYTDAKEAETAQLFKLQRQADEKHRLVNRLAAELNDWRVVAAKEETRLENLESNIRDADLDLLLIKNHVLETEEIELERWRERINQLQNQLELIGGIDPETETEFNQTKERFDFLSAQTADLNQAILSLEKIITELDTNIKERFDQEFAIISEKFSDYFKILFNGGDAKIFKLSEPETPTTGEENSSQSLSEQNLRKVKRLKRNNSLGLSGIEVQATPPGKKIKTVSMLSGGERALTAIALICAIISANPSPFVILDEVDAALDEANSERLAQILDDLSNQTQFIVITHNRASMKRSQVLYGVTMQADGVSQLLSVKLEEAPLPQ comes from the coding sequence ATGTATTTAGAAAAATTAGACATTCAAGGTTTTAAATCTTTTGCGAACAAAAACTCCCTGGTTTTTCCGGGAATCATCTCTGGTTCTAAGCGCGGCCTCACCTCAATTGTTGGCCCTAATGGCTCAGGAAAATCAAATATCGCTGACGCTGTCCGCTGGGTTTTGGGCGAACAAAGCCTAAAAACCTTACGTGGTAAAAAAAGTGAGGATGTTATTTTTTCTGGCTCTGATAAAAAAAGCCAGCTCAGCTTTGCCGAAGTTTCCCTAATTTTAAATAATGAAGATCTTAAAACACGGCCAATTTTTGACAAAGAAATTGCTGCCGACACTAAAGAAGAGGTCACTCCTTTAAATTTTGATATTGTTCGGGAGTTCCTAAAGTCTCCTAAAATTACTATTACCCGACGCCTGTTTAGAAGTGGGGAGAGCGAATACTTAATTAATGGTAAGCGCGTTCGTCTGGCTGACGTCCAAATGTTGCTCGCTAAAGCTAATGTCGGTCAAAAAACTTATAGTATTATTGGCCAAGGCATGGTTGAAAATTTTTTAAACACCAGTGCCAGCGAGCGAAAAGATTTTTTTGACGAAGCGACCGGAATTAAAGAGTTTCAAATTAAACGCGATTTATCTATTAATAAACTAGAAGGAAGCTACGAGAACTTACAGCAAGTAGAGATGCTTTTAACGGAAATTAGACCGCGATTAAAAAGTCTAACTCGCCAAGTTGATAAATTAAAACGTCGCGATGAGCTGGAAATTGAATTAAATAGCCACCAATTAAATTATTACGGTTATCTCTATAAAGAAGCGGAACAAAAGCTCAAAGAAGCAAATACTAATTACTTAAAATTAGAAAAAGAGCGCTTTAATGAGAATGACCGCCTGGCGGAATTGGAAAAAACTATTGAAGAGATGCGCGCCAGCACTGACCGCCAAGAACTTAAGGCCTGGCAACTTGAATTAGCTGACTATCAAAAAGCGAAGGATCAGTCCTGGCGTGAATTAATGAAACTCCAAGCCGAGCTTGAACATCAGTTAGACGCTCAAGGTCAATATGATATTTCGTGGCTAAAAACTAAAGACCAAGATTTGGCCACTACCATTAGCGCTGCCCAAGAAGAATTAAAATCTTTACCTTTAAGCTCAACCGCTGAAGCTGTGGCGACCAGCCAAGAAGAATTAGTTTTAATAAACAAGGAACTCGCCGCGGCTAAAGAAGCCCTTAGCGCTGTTAAAAAACAAGAGGCCGAAAAAAGCCGTTGCTTACAAGAAATTGCCCGCCTAGATGCCGTTTTACAGGTCAGCCGAGAATTTCTAAATTTTGATCCGAAACTTAAAGCCGAAGAAAAAAATACTCTCACCAAAATAGTTTTTGATTGCGATGTTTTACTCAAAGAGGCTGAGGCTGAAGTGGCGCGCCTAAAAGATGAGGAGAGGGGAGCGAGTGAAAAAATTAACTCCTTAAATAATTCCCTCAACGAAACGCGCGCCGAAGTGGAGCGCCTAAAAAATAAATTAAAACAAAGCGAATTAAAAAGCGGCAAAGCCGTAATTAGTGCTGCCGTTGATCGCTTTCTTGAAGAGTTAGAACAATTAGAAGAGGAGACTGATAGTAGTCGTCTTAAATCTAGACTAAAAGAGAGTCAAGAAAAGTTCACGGCCGAGATTAAAGAAATTTTAGATTACGGTGCGGAAGCGGAAGCTGAACAATTAAAAGATTTACAAGAACGCTTAATTACTTTGGGGCAAGAAAAACAGGTGGCGAGCGACTCTTTAATGGATTGCCGCCTTAAAGTTGCGGCCGCCGAAGAAAAATGGCGCTTAGCGGTTTCTGCCCACAAAGACGCGGAACGAAATTTAAAAAATAATCAAGAAGAAATAACGAAAGCCCAAGAAGCGCAAGATGAAGCCAGTTCAGCGGAAGAAAAAAAAGATTTACTAATCAGGGAGGCGGAAGCCTTAGAGCAAAAGATAAAAACCGTTTACGCGGCTGATAATTCTCAAATTCTCGAGGAGAGTCAGCGGGAAGCGGAAAAGCGCTTAAACGCTAAGCACTTGGAATTAAATTCTTTAAACGAAAAAAAACGCTTACTAACCACCCGCTTAGAAAGTCTGACCTACGAACAAACAGAAATTCAAAATAAGCTTAAGCGCAGCGAAATAAAATTTGATGCCACCGAACTGGAGAAAAAAATGGCCAGCGTTCAATTAGAAATTGGCCAGAGCCAAGAAAAAATTACTGCTGTTCAGGAAAAAATAAAAGTCTATACCGACGCTAAAGAGGCGGAAACGGCTCAACTTTTTAAACTCCAACGTCAAGCTGATGAAAAGCACCGCCTCGTTAATCGTCTAGCGGCAGAGCTAAACGATTGGCGTGTCGTCGCCGCTAAAGAAGAGACTCGCCTGGAAAACTTGGAGAGTAATATTCGCGATGCGGACCTAGATTTACTGCTTATTAAAAACCATGTTTTAGAAACTGAAGAAATTGAATTAGAGCGCTGGCGGGAAAGAATAAATCAACTTCAAAATCAATTAGAATTAATTGGCGGTATTGACCCAGAAACAGAAACTGAATTTAATCAAACTAAAGAGCGCTTTGATTTTTTAAGCGCGCAGACGGCCGATTTAAACCAAGCCATTCTTTCTTTAGAAAAAATTATTACCGAATTAGACACCAACATCAAAGAGCGCTTTGATCAAGAATTCGCCATCATTTCCGAGAAATTTAGTGACTATTTTAAAATTTTATTTAACGGTGGCGACGCTAAGATCTTTAAATTATCAGAACCAGAAACTCCGACAACTGGAGAGGAAAACTCTAGCCAAAGCCTGAGCGAACAGAATCTCCGTAAAGTTAAACGGTTAAAAAGAAATAACTCTTTAGGTTTATCTGGAATTGAAGTTCAGGCCACCCCGCCCGGAAAAAAAATTAAAACCGTTTCCATGCTTTCTGGTGGCGAACGCGCCTTAACGGCCATTGCTTTAATTTGCGCTATTATTAGCGCTAACCCTTCGCCCTTTGTGATTTTAGATGAAGTTGATGCCGCCTTAGATGAAGCTAATTCCGAGCGCTTAGCCCAAATTTTAGACGATCTCTCTAATCAAACCCAATTCATTGTTATTACTCATAATCGCGCCTCAATGAAACGCTCTCAAGTTTTATACGGCGTTACGATGCAAGCTGATGGTGTCAGCCAACTCCTTAGTGTTAAGCTGGAAGAGGCTCCACTTCCTCAGTAA